AATAAGAATATGGCAGACTGGACGGTTTTTTATTCCGGTTTTAAACGTTATTTACAATTAGAAAAATCCTTATCAGAGAATACAATTGATGCCTATCTTGGAGATTTAAAAAAACTTCAGACCTTTTCAGAATCCAACTACAAACATTCCTCTCCACTTTTATTTACCTATAAACAACTTGCGAAATTTGTTGAATGGGTAGCAGAAATGGGATTTTCGGATACTACACAAGCTCGTGTTGTATCGGGCATCAAGACTTTTTATAAATATTTGGTTTTAGAAGATGAATTGAAAAGTTCGCCGGCAGAATTACTTGAAAAACCAAAAATCACTCGTAAACTGCCAACACCTCTTACAATTCAGGAAATCGATAAAATGATAGCGTCAATTGATTTGAGTAAACCCGGTGGAGAACGGAATAGCAGCATTTTGGAAACCATGTATAGTTGTGGTTTACGTGTGAGTGAATTGGTGGATTTACGAATTAGTCAAATGCATTTAAGCGAAGATTTTATAAAAGTAAAGGGAAAAGGAAAAAAAGAACGTTTAATTCCTATTGGTAAACCGGCTGCTAAAAAAATTGATGCTTATATGAGAAATGAAAGATCTACTCTTTCCGTCAAAAAGGGCAATGAAGATTTTGTTTATTTGAATAGGAGGGGGAGTAAACTAAGTAGGGTAATGGTATTTTATATTATTAAAGAATTGGCAGAAAAAGCCGGTATCAAAAAACAATTAAGTCCGCATACATTTAGGCATTCTTTTGCTTCTCACTTGGTTGAAGGGGGTGCAGATTTGAGGGCTGTGCAAGAGATGTTGGGACATTCAAGTATAACTACAACGGAAATTTATACGCACTTAGATAAACAATATTTACGCGACAATATTTTAAGTTTCCACCCCCGAAATAAAAACGAATTATAAAAGCTTAAAATACTTTTGACAACTCAGTAATTGTAAAGATTTTCCGAATTTTAATTGTTGTGCTCTTTTGGTGAATTCGGCAGCAGTGTCAAATTCTTCTTTTTCTCCCGAATTTAAAAAATAGATAATATACCGATGTTTATTTTTTTCGGTATCGTATTTAATTTTCGCAATAAAAATATTCTGATCAAAATTAAATTCAACAATATTAATTATTCCGGTGTGCACCTCACCATTATCCGATTGGTCAAACTTTACAACTTCAGATTCGTTATACAGATATCCGTTATCCAAACTATCTGTGCAATGTATGGCAAACGGATAAACCAGGGGCAAACGATAATAATCTTGAAATCCCAAATAGGTGTAGAATTGTGAAGGGATTGCATTTTTATGCTCCGGTTTTTCAATCATTTTTAAGTATTGGATTTGTTTGGATTGTGCGGTATCGGCTCTTTTATAGCTTTTATTTGCAAAAGTGGTATCAATATTCATTTCAAAACTATGCTCTAAGTCACTCACAAAATTTCTTGCTTTATGGGTAATTTTCTGTACTAAAAGGAATATAATAAGAAGAAGTAAAAGTAGAGATGCTAAAAATCCGGATAGCCAAATGAATTTACCTTTTTTATTGTTTGCGAAATAAATGATACTAAATACAGAGCACACTAGGGTAAGTGTTCCTAAAATAAAAATTCCAAAAAAATAAAATAAACCACCTAACATTTTACAAAGGCATATTTCCGTGTTTTTTCTTTGGAAGTTTATCTACTTTATTTTCCAGCATTTTAAATGCTTTTATCAATTTAATTCTTGTGTTTTCGGGTTTTATTACTTCATCCACAAAACCTCTTTCAGCTGCACGATAAGGATTAGCAAACATTTCTTTGTAAATATTTTCTTTCTCTTTTAGCTTAGCCTCTTTATCTTTCGCTTCAGCAATTTCACCTTTAAAAATAATTTCAGCAGCTCCTTTCGCGCCCATAACTGCAATTTCTGCAGTTGGCCAGGCATAATTCATATCTGCTCCAATGTGTTTGCTATTCATTACATCATAAGCACCGCCATATGCTTTTCTTGTGATTACGGTAATGCGCGGCACGGTAGCTTCACTAAACGCGTATAATAATTTAGCTCCATTGCTGATAATTCCGTTCCATTCTTGATCTGTTCCCGGTAAAAATCCCGGTACATCTTCAAATACCAAGAGAGGTATATTAAAGGAATCGCAAAAGCGAACAAAACGAGCAGCTTTTGTAGAAGAATGAATATCTAATACACCGGCTAATACGGCAGGTTGATTGGCAACAATTCCAATACTTTTTCCGGCTAAGCGCGCAAAGCCTACTACAATATTTTCGGCAAATAATTTATGTACTTCCAAAAAAGTTCCTTCATCAATTATTTCTGTAATAACATCTCGCATATCATAGGGCTGATTTGGATTTTCAGGTATGATGCTGTTTAATGCGGGTCGTGATTCATTTCCTATTGTATAAGGTAAGGAAGGAGCATCTTCTTCGCAATTCTGCGGCATGTACGATAAAAGTTGTTTGATGTGATTGATGGCTTCCACTTCATTAGCGCATGCAAAATGAGTTACTCCGCTTTTACTGGCATGTGTAATTGCTCCGCCTAACTCTTCGCTACTTACTTCTTCATGAGTTACTGTTTTCACAACATTAGGCCCGGTTACAAACATATAACTGGTATTTTCAACCATTAAAATAAAATCGGTAATAGCAGGACTGTAAACCGCTCCGCCGGCGCATGGACCCATAATAGCAGAAAGTTGAGGAATAACACCGCTGCTTCTCACGTTTCTGTAAAATATATCCGCATATCCTCCCAAAGAAACAACTCCTTCTTGAATTCGAGCTCCGCCACTATCATTTAGCCCGATAACCGGAGAACCGTTTTGCATAGCTAAATCCATAATCTTACAAATTTTTTCGGCGTGAGTTTCGCTCAAGCTACCTCCAAATACAGTAAAATCCTGTGAGAAAACATAAACTAATCTTCCGTTAATTGTGCCATATCCGGTTACAACCCCATCGCCTAAATATTTTTCTTTATCTAATCCGAAATCAGAACTACGGTGAGTAACTAACATTCCAATTTCTTCAAAAGAATTTTCATCCAATAAAAAATGAATTCGCTCTCTGGCGGTTAATTTGTTTTTTTTATGTTGGGCGTCTATCCGTTTTTGACCTCCGCCCAGTATAGCTTCATTTTTTTTCTCTTCGAGAATTTTTATTTTGTTATCCATTTATATCATTTTTTAATGAATTGATATCTTCCAGCGTATTGCTCCGCAATTGAACCGGATTTGTTTTTTTTCTAAATCGTAAATTTAATAACTCTACTATAAAACTAAAAGCCATTGCAAAATAGATATAACCCTTTGGAATATGGATATTTTCAACATGAATACCTTCAATAACCAATAAAACGGCAATGAGAACTAAAAAGGAAAGAGCTAATATTTTAAAAGTAGGGTGTTTATTTATAAAGGACGCAATTTTTGGAGAATAATAAAACATAACAATCATGCTAATTAAAACTGCGGTGGCCATTATTGGTAATTTATTGGCCATTCCTATTGCCGTAATTATTCCATCCATACTAAAAACCAAATCGATTAAAAGAATTTGAATAATGATAGCCTTAAATCCTTTTTTTAAATTGGTTTTAGCTTCTTCTCCTTCTTCATTAGCACCTTCTACTTTATTATGAATTTCCAAGGTACTGTTCACGAGTAAAAATAAACCTCCCCCTAACATAATTAAATCTTTGAGTTGAACAGGATGATTAAATAAATTAAATAAAACCGATTCACCCTTTATTAAAAACACCAAAATGAATAATAAAGAAATGCGCATGATGATACCACTCACCATCCAAATCATACTTGCTTTTTTAGCGTCTGAAGTATTTAATCTGCTCATGACAATGGAAACGAATATAACATTGTCAATACCTAACAGAATTTCCATTACGGTTAAACTCAACAAACTCAATACTGATTCTATAGTGAATATACCTTCAAACATGTGTAAAAAATTACCGGATTAAAATAAGTGAAAAAAAAGTAATAAAGAGCGGGAATAAGAACAATTAATTAAAAGAAATCAATAAAAATCTATTAGTTTTTATTTTCTTTCATGTAATTACGCCACATCACCAAGAAACTACTCATATCGTTTGGAAGTTCACTATCAAAAAATAATTTTTTATTAGTGAATGGGTGTGTTATTCCCAGTGTTTTAGCGTGCAAGGCGTGGCGGGGTAAAGTTTCAAAACATTTTTGAATGAATTGTTTGTATTTTCCACTATTTACTCCTTTTAATATTGCATCTCCTCCGTATTCCCAATCGTTAAATATGGGATGTCCAATACTTTTAAAATGTACCCTAATTTGATGCGTTCTCCCGGTTTCCAGCGTACATTCTACCAGATTTATATATCCCAAGCGTTCAATTACTTTATAATGTGTAACCGCATGTTTGCCGTGTTCACTTCCTTCAGGGAAAGGTGCCATTACTTTTCTGTTTTTTAAATCACGTCCTACATTACAAATAATCGTCCCTTCTTCTTGTTTTAAATCACCCCATACAATTGCATTGTATTTTCTATCCATTTTGCGATCGTATAATTCTTTAGAAAGTTTCATCATGGCCAATTCAGTTTTGGCAATAACCAATAAACCCGAAGTGTTTTTATCTATTCGGTGTACCAACCCGGGCCGTTCCAGATAAACATCGTTGTTTAATTTCGTTCTGTTTTTGGGAAGATTTTGAAAATGCCAGGCCAAGGCATTTACCAAAGTTCCTCTGTAGTTTCCATAG
This sequence is a window from Sphingobacteriaceae bacterium. Protein-coding genes within it:
- the xerD gene encoding site-specific tyrosine recombinase XerD — its product is MADWTVFYSGFKRYLQLEKSLSENTIDAYLGDLKKLQTFSESNYKHSSPLLFTYKQLAKFVEWVAEMGFSDTTQARVVSGIKTFYKYLVLEDELKSSPAELLEKPKITRKLPTPLTIQEIDKMIASIDLSKPGGERNSSILETMYSCGLRVSELVDLRISQMHLSEDFIKVKGKGKKERLIPIGKPAAKKIDAYMRNERSTLSVKKGNEDFVYLNRRGSKLSRVMVFYIIKELAEKAGIKKQLSPHTFRHSFASHLVEGGADLRAVQEMLGHSSITTTEIYTHLDKQYLRDNILSFHPRNKNEL
- a CDS encoding acyl-CoA carboxylase subunit beta, coding for MDNKIKILEEKKNEAILGGGQKRIDAQHKKNKLTARERIHFLLDENSFEEIGMLVTHRSSDFGLDKEKYLGDGVVTGYGTINGRLVYVFSQDFTVFGGSLSETHAEKICKIMDLAMQNGSPVIGLNDSGGARIQEGVVSLGGYADIFYRNVRSSGVIPQLSAIMGPCAGGAVYSPAITDFILMVENTSYMFVTGPNVVKTVTHEEVSSEELGGAITHASKSGVTHFACANEVEAINHIKQLLSYMPQNCEEDAPSLPYTIGNESRPALNSIIPENPNQPYDMRDVITEIIDEGTFLEVHKLFAENIVVGFARLAGKSIGIVANQPAVLAGVLDIHSSTKAARFVRFCDSFNIPLLVFEDVPGFLPGTDQEWNGIISNGAKLLYAFSEATVPRITVITRKAYGGAYDVMNSKHIGADMNYAWPTAEIAVMGAKGAAEIIFKGEIAEAKDKEAKLKEKENIYKEMFANPYRAAERGFVDEVIKPENTRIKLIKAFKMLENKVDKLPKKKHGNMPL
- a CDS encoding TerC family protein; protein product: MFEGIFTIESVLSLLSLTVMEILLGIDNVIFVSIVMSRLNTSDAKKASMIWMVSGIIMRISLLFILVFLIKGESVLFNLFNHPVQLKDLIMLGGGLFLLVNSTLEIHNKVEGANEEGEEAKTNLKKGFKAIIIQILLIDLVFSMDGIITAIGMANKLPIMATAVLISMIVMFYYSPKIASFINKHPTFKILALSFLVLIAVLLVIEGIHVENIHIPKGYIYFAMAFSFIVELLNLRFRKKTNPVQLRSNTLEDINSLKNDING
- a CDS encoding RluA family pseudouridine synthase, coding for MLRLDKFILIRISNTTRTKIQNACEAGFVRVNGKPAKSNYRIKPFDEISIVLTVPPRDIEVVPENIPINIIYEDDHLAIVNKEPGMVVHPAYGNYRGTLVNALAWHFQNLPKNRTKLNNDVYLERPGLVHRIDKNTSGLLVIAKTELAMMKLSKELYDRKMDRKYNAIVWGDLKQEEGTIICNVGRDLKNRKVMAPFPEGSEHGKHAVTHYKVIERLGYINLVECTLETGRTHQIRVHFKSIGHPIFNDWEYGGDAILKGVNSGKYKQFIQKCFETLPRHALHAKTLGITHPFTNKKLFFDSELPNDMSSFLVMWRNYMKENKN